A DNA window from Rhinolophus sinicus isolate RSC01 linkage group LG10, ASM3656204v1, whole genome shotgun sequence contains the following coding sequences:
- the SELENOK gene encoding selenoprotein K isoform X1, which translates to MGSVHLPLPFPCCLVGIYDVKGRAWWKRQNRAPQSPRRRGTGSKMVYISNGQVLDSRSQSPWRLSFITDFFWGIAEFVVLFFKTLLQQDVKKQRGYGNSSDSRYDDGKGPPGNPPRRMGRINHLRGPNPPPMAGGUGR; encoded by the exons ATGGGCTCCGTCCACCTCCCGCTTCCGTTTCCGTGTTGTCTCGTCGGGATCTATGACGTTAAAGGGCGGGCGTGGTGGAAGAGACAGAACCGGGCTCCTCAGTCGCCCCGGAGGCGGGGGACGGGAAGCAAGATGGTTTACATCTCGAATG GACAAGTGTTGGACAGCAGGAGTCAGTCCCCGTGGAGATTATCTTTTATAACAGATTTCTTCTGGGGGATAGCTGAGTTCGTGGTTTTGTT CTTCAAAACTCTGCTTCAGCAAGATGTGAAAAAGCAAAGAGGCTATGGAAACTCATCTGATTCCAGATATGATGATGGAAAAGG gcCCCCAGGAAATCCCCCCAGAAGAATGGGTCGAATTAATCATCTGCGTGGTCCTAATCCTCCTCCAATGGCTGGTGGATGAGGAAG gtaa
- the SELENOK gene encoding selenoprotein K isoform X2 — MGSVHLPLPFPCCLVGIYDVKGRAWWKRQNRAPQSPRRRGTGSKMVYISNGQVLDSRSQSPWRLSFITDFFWGIAEFVVLFFKTLLQQDVKKQRGYGNSSDSRYDDGKGPPGNPPRRMGRINHLRGPNPPPMAGGUGR, encoded by the exons ATGGGCTCCGTCCACCTCCCGCTTCCGTTTCCGTGTTGTCTCGTCGGGATCTATGACGTTAAAGGGCGGGCGTGGTGGAAGAGACAGAACCGGGCTCCTCAGTCGCCCCGGAGGCGGGGGACGGGAAGCAAGATGGTTTACATCTCGAATG GACAAGTGTTGGACAGCAGGAGTCAGTCCCCGTGGAGATTATCTTTTATAACAGATTTCTTCTGGGGGATAGCTGAGTTCGTGGTTTTGTT CTTCAAAACTCTGCTTCAGCAAGATGTGAAAAAGCAAAGAGGCTATGGAAACTCATCTGATTCCAGATATGATGATGGAAAAGG gcCCCCAGGAAATCCCCCCAGAAGAATGGGTCGAATTAATCATCTGCGTGGTCCTAATCCTCCTCCAATGGCTGGTGGATGAGGAAGGTAA